The Microplitis demolitor isolate Queensland-Clemson2020A chromosome 8, iyMicDemo2.1a, whole genome shotgun sequence genome has a segment encoding these proteins:
- the LOC128668422 gene encoding GATA zinc finger domain-containing protein 24-like, which produces MNNRYNDNNGIRNNNYPQNNYSNRSNENNGPGRYEGSYGINHRSNDQYVRNNPSQNLGSNTSARGELNTPNFNRERVNGRREERICYDCKLPGHFMVDCTKRRDNNRRSLMDGLSGPSTNERARAGNENRSGNYQNPLRSGAAREDGRSERPVMQVVAEEMDTEESLETFQWQ; this is translated from the coding sequence ATGAACAATCGATACAATGATAATAACGGGAttcgaaataataattatccgCAGAATAACTACAGTAATAGAAGTAACGAAAATAACGGCCCAGGGCGGTATGAAGGTTCTTATGGAATCAACCATAGGAGCAATGACCAATACGTCCGTAATAATCCCAGTCAGAATCTCGGTAGTAATACTAGTGCGAGAGGCGAATTAAATACTCCAAATTTTAACCGCGAACGTGTAAATGGTAGGAGGGAGGAAAGGATCTGTTATGATTGTAAATTGCCTGGGCATTTTATGGTAGATTGTACGAAAAGAAGGGATAATAATCGCAGGTCACTTATGGACGGGCTGTCGGGCCCATCCACCAACGAACGAGCACGTGCAGGTAACGAAAACAGGTCGGGAAACTACCAAAACCCCCTGCGATCGGGCGCGGCGCGGGAGGATGGGAGATCCGAGCGCCCGGTTATGCAAGTAGTCGCGGAGGAAATGGACACGGAGGAGTCATTGGAGACGTTCCAGTGGCAGTAG
- the LOC128668421 gene encoding baculoviral IAP repeat-containing protein 7-B-like: MSQNRGQSPRRRTPPPTLTIGYGPHSHVTVPRFIQYACEQRRFETFAGWTGPPTLPRDLAAAGFFYIGVGDQVTCYECAVRIGRWEEGEDPVASHRRWQPNCRFVQTLPIVDITLTPVPAPTPAEQPGRGSLLMDGNYFVIPDPPAEQSSPKVPQFLKLGHLNLAKPRGPMYPECSSYERRLESFHDWPTTNLQSKERLAEAGFLYANCNDQTLYFHCGGGLKYWIKEDDPWVEHAKWFNKCYWLWSVKGQSFIDRVQEQIGIPILPDNPEPPERVIRVSECEREPEVCREEGSDAETVVESTWGTEDQNRCKICLCEELGIVFLPCGHLVACAKCAPSLTRCAVCRELIVLVARAIIS, encoded by the coding sequence ATGTCGCAGAACCGCGGGCAATCGCCTAGGCGAAGGACGCCTCCTCCGACACTAACCATTGGTTACGGGCCACACTCCCATGTCACAGTACCACGATTTATCCAGTATGCTTGCGAACAACGTCGATTCGAGACTTTCGCCGGCTGGACGGGTCCTCCAACGTTACCACGAGACCTGGCCGCTGCGGGGTTCTTTTACATTGGCGTCGGAGATCAAGTAACGTGCTATGAGTGTGCGGTACGAATTGGCCGATGGGAAGAGGGCGAAGACCCGGTAGCCAGCCATCGGCGTTGGCAGCCCAATTGCCGGTTCGTTCAAACTCTACCTATCGTCGATATAACATTAACTCCAGTCCCAGCCCCTACACCAGCTGAGCAACCCGGACGGGGGAGTCTCCTCATGGACgggaattattttgttataccTGACCCTCCCGCCGAACAGAGTTCACCCAAGGTCCCACAATTCCTCAAACTTGGGCACCTGAATCTGGCGAAACCACGGGGCCCCATGTATCCCGAATGTTCGAGCTACGAACGAAGACTTGAAAGCTTCCACGACTGGCCAACCACTAATCTCCAATCCAAGGAACGGTTAGCGGAAGCCGGATTCCTGTACGCCAATTGTAACGACCAGACCCTGTACTTCCACTGTGGTGGGGGACTAAAATATTGGATAAAGGAAGATGACCCATGGGTCGAGCATGCGAAATGgtttaataaatgttattggTTATGGTCAGTAAAGGGTCAGTCATTCATCGATCGTGTCCAAGAACAAATAGGCATTCCAATACTCCCAGATAACCCTGAGCCCCCAGAGCGGGTAATTAGAGTGTCCGAGTGCGAACGCGAGCCCGAAGTTTGTCGCGAAGAGGGAAGCGACGCGGAAACGGTTGTCGAATCCACATGGGGGACTGAAGACCAAAATCGGTGTAAAATATGCCTGTGCGAGGAGCTGGGAATAGTATTTCTACCATGTGGCCATTTGGTAGCCTGCGCGAAGTGTGCCCCTAGTTTAACCCGCTGCGCTGTCTGCCGAGAACTTATTGTCTTGGTAGCCCGCGCTATAATTTCGTAA